The candidate division WOR-3 bacterium genome has a window encoding:
- a CDS encoding ATP-binding protein: protein MSNQPRPAGGAAVPFQRGGKRLLPVFLAVCATAVVSLAGGLAAGPTFTLVGLCFTGLLAVFLCLVVRENVAAQRLVEERTQELVAMQQKLLRQERLSALGRFAGSIAHELRNPLAAIQNATYLLNIELERQLSARATQHLKVINQEIERSNRIITSLLDFAQGRPATPEPVSIVEILTDALELAAIPTGIRVELSVPEDMPKVLVDGAQMVQVFLNILVNARQALAGSGRILIGAERLNRSVRVAVTDTGPGILPEHASRLFEPMFSTKPFGVGLGLAVCKSFVEANHGTIAIESDAGRGTTVTITLPASSA, encoded by the coding sequence GGGAAACGCCTCTTGCCGGTTTTCCTCGCCGTCTGTGCCACCGCGGTCGTTTCCTTGGCCGGTGGGCTTGCCGCGGGTCCCACGTTTACCTTGGTCGGGCTATGCTTCACCGGACTGCTGGCGGTGTTTCTCTGCCTGGTCGTACGCGAGAACGTTGCAGCTCAGCGTCTCGTCGAAGAACGTACCCAGGAGCTTGTCGCAATGCAGCAGAAACTTCTTCGGCAGGAGAGACTTTCTGCCTTGGGCCGGTTTGCAGGCAGTATTGCCCACGAACTGCGCAACCCCTTGGCCGCAATCCAGAATGCCACTTACCTTCTGAACATTGAGCTCGAACGACAGCTAAGTGCACGAGCTACCCAACACCTGAAGGTGATAAACCAGGAGATCGAGCGGTCAAATCGCATCATCACAAGTCTTCTGGACTTTGCTCAGGGTCGGCCTGCTACTCCAGAACCGGTGAGCATTGTCGAGATTCTGACCGACGCCCTGGAACTGGCGGCAATTCCCACTGGAATCAGGGTCGAGCTCAGCGTTCCAGAAGACATGCCTAAGGTCCTTGTGGACGGCGCACAGATGGTTCAGGTGTTCCTGAACATTCTGGTCAATGCAAGGCAGGCTCTCGCCGGGTCAGGCCGGATTCTAATCGGGGCCGAACGTTTGAACCGCTCCGTCAGGGTCGCAGTGACTGACACGGGCCCCGGCATCCTACCAGAACACGCCAGCCGGCTCTTTGAGCCAATGTTCTCTACCAAACCGTTCGGCGTGGGACTGGGGCTTGCGGTGTGCAAATCATTCGTCGAGGCCAATCACGGCACGATTGCCATTGAGTCCGACGCGGGCAGAGGCACGACCGTGACCATAACCCTGCCGGCCTCCAGCGCATAG
- a CDS encoding M20 family metallo-hydrolase produces MSLSSELERVLEHIKQLESEMVTMQKELVRRPAIGPKSGGEGEKARADYLRTVLESWGLEVTEYRAADPNVPCGYRPNLVARLKGKQNTLKDRTYDPECRTSGLDSVRRLAVGEVKPALWIMTHLDVVPAGPEKLWTHNPFEATVEEGKIYGRGTEDNQQEMVASCFAVKTLLDLGISPARDVYLMLVADEETGSQFGIDWLLQNHELCRPEDLVVVPDAGNADGTMMEIAEKSIAWVRFKVRGQQSHASTPRVNAHRAGANLLVRLDKTLHEKYAARDELFTPPESTIEPTKKEPNVSNINTIPGEDVFYFDCRILPEYRLDDILADMRLVADEVMKEFETEVDITTEQLAQAAPATPADAPVVRLLSQSIREIYKKEPFVKGIGGGTVAAFFRRRGIPAVVWGKHAGRAHNPDEYCLVANMVGNAAVYAHMMLTE; encoded by the coding sequence ATGTCACTCAGCAGCGAGCTTGAACGAGTCCTTGAACACATCAAGCAGCTTGAGTCGGAGATGGTCACCATGCAGAAGGAACTGGTACGCCGGCCCGCAATTGGGCCGAAATCAGGCGGTGAGGGCGAGAAAGCCAGGGCCGACTATCTTAGGACCGTGCTTGAAAGCTGGGGTCTTGAAGTCACAGAGTACCGCGCAGCGGACCCGAATGTTCCGTGCGGGTACCGACCAAACCTAGTCGCCAGACTGAAGGGAAAGCAGAACACTCTGAAAGACCGAACGTATGACCCGGAGTGCAGAACCTCCGGTCTGGACTCCGTTCGGCGCTTGGCCGTTGGCGAAGTGAAGCCGGCGCTGTGGATAATGACTCATCTGGACGTGGTACCAGCCGGTCCCGAGAAACTCTGGACCCATAATCCATTCGAGGCCACGGTTGAGGAGGGGAAAATATATGGCCGGGGAACCGAGGACAATCAGCAGGAGATGGTGGCCTCCTGCTTCGCGGTCAAGACACTATTGGACCTCGGGATTTCGCCCGCGCGGGACGTGTACCTGATGCTTGTTGCGGACGAAGAGACCGGTTCGCAGTTCGGGATTGACTGGCTATTACAGAACCATGAATTGTGCCGGCCCGAAGACCTCGTTGTTGTCCCGGACGCAGGCAACGCGGACGGAACCATGATGGAAATTGCCGAAAAGTCAATCGCATGGGTAAGGTTCAAGGTGCGGGGACAGCAGAGCCATGCGTCGACACCAAGAGTCAATGCACACCGGGCCGGTGCTAATCTCCTTGTGCGGTTGGATAAGACCCTGCACGAGAAGTATGCGGCAAGAGACGAATTGTTCACCCCGCCGGAATCAACCATCGAGCCGACAAAGAAGGAACCGAACGTCTCAAACATCAACACAATTCCAGGTGAAGATGTGTTCTACTTCGACTGTCGGATACTGCCCGAATATCGCCTCGATGACATTCTGGCCGACATGCGTCTGGTTGCCGACGAGGTCATGAAGGAGTTTGAGACGGAGGTGGACATCACGACCGAGCAACTGGCCCAGGCTGCACCGGCCACCCCGGCTGATGCGCCGGTGGTAAGACTGCTCAGTCAGTCAATCCGGGAGATTTACAAGAAGGAACCGTTTGTTAAGGGAATCGGTGGCGGGACGGTCGCGGCCTTTTTTCGGAGACGCGGAATTCCAGCAGTCGTGTGGGGCAAGCACGCGGGCCGAGCACACAACCCTGACGAGTACTGTCTTGTCGCCAATATGGTGGGCAACGCCGCGGTCTATGCGCACATGATGCTGACTGAGTAG